Proteins from one Acidobacteriota bacterium genomic window:
- a CDS encoding M1 family metallopeptidase, translating into MKRITLYLLIALSAAVPAAAADYTLDVRLNPAAKTVGGSLLLEWTNDTPFPAPDLRFHLYFNAWENEKTSFMNSWRWRDRDLSDWGEGDWGGTEISSLVVARSLPAGEEGVPRREDFDLTGRMEFIQPDDGNPNDRSVLRVALPQPVAPGESIRVEIEFTTKIPRTFARTGFRGDYYFLAHWFPKLGVFEEDGSWNCHQFIQTEFYSRFGDYDVKLQVPSGWTLGATGTAQSVNDNGDGTSTHHYTQQRVHGFAWVTSPRLREHLRRFQHESLPPVQMRLLIMPDHAGQEDRYFAATEAALRYYGEWFGAYPYDHVTVVDPAWESGSGGMEYPTLFTGGSRWLTPLGSDRPESVTVHEMGHQFWYGVVGNNEFEHAWLDEGLNSYSQLRTQMVAYPEVYRTRRYFKGFIPLLFRGLPRERRTVAGESEELEKDIMGRPSWKLGPDAYGINSYTKPALMLLTLERYLGWDRFQKAMAAFYRQYSFGHPVAEDFFRVLGEETGEDLSWFWEQTYYSSNVFDYGVSQVGRDRLDRPFVVVRRFGEATFPVTARITFEDGTSVQEEWDGQGRWQDYVYQPEQRIVRVEVDPEEVVALDVDRTNNSWVEDAPSAFAAKKWALKWMVWMQNVMETYAFHF; encoded by the coding sequence ATGAAAAGGATCACCCTTTACCTGCTGATTGCGCTATCGGCCGCCGTCCCAGCGGCGGCGGCCGACTACACTTTGGACGTCCGCCTCAACCCCGCCGCCAAGACCGTGGGCGGGTCCTTGCTGCTGGAGTGGACCAACGACACCCCGTTCCCCGCCCCCGACCTGCGCTTCCATCTCTACTTCAACGCCTGGGAGAACGAGAAGACCTCCTTCATGAACTCCTGGCGCTGGAGGGACCGCGACCTGAGCGACTGGGGCGAGGGGGATTGGGGCGGAACCGAGATCTCCTCCCTTGTCGTGGCCCGCAGCCTGCCTGCCGGCGAGGAGGGCGTCCCCCGGCGGGAAGACTTCGACCTGACCGGGCGCATGGAGTTCATCCAGCCTGACGACGGCAATCCCAACGACCGCAGCGTCCTGCGCGTGGCGCTGCCCCAGCCGGTGGCGCCGGGCGAAAGCATCCGCGTGGAGATCGAGTTCACCACCAAGATCCCCCGCACCTTCGCCCGCACGGGATTCCGCGGCGACTACTACTTCCTGGCTCACTGGTTTCCCAAGCTGGGCGTTTTTGAAGAGGACGGCAGTTGGAACTGCCACCAGTTCATCCAGACCGAGTTCTACAGCCGCTTCGGGGACTACGACGTCAAGCTGCAGGTGCCCTCGGGCTGGACGCTGGGCGCCACCGGGACGGCTCAAAGCGTCAACGACAACGGGGATGGGACCAGCACCCATCATTACACCCAGCAGCGCGTCCACGGCTTTGCCTGGGTCACCAGTCCCCGCCTGCGCGAGCACCTGCGCCGTTTTCAACACGAGAGCCTGCCTCCGGTGCAGATGCGCCTGCTCATCATGCCCGACCACGCCGGACAGGAAGACCGCTATTTCGCCGCCACCGAGGCAGCCCTGCGCTACTACGGGGAGTGGTTCGGAGCCTATCCCTACGACCATGTCACCGTGGTCGATCCAGCCTGGGAATCCGGCTCCGGAGGCATGGAATACCCCACCCTGTTCACCGGCGGGTCGCGCTGGCTGACGCCCTTGGGATCGGACCGTCCGGAAAGCGTCACCGTCCACGAGATGGGACATCAGTTCTGGTACGGGGTGGTGGGCAACAACGAATTCGAACACGCCTGGCTGGACGAGGGACTCAATTCCTACTCGCAACTGCGTACCCAGATGGTGGCTTACCCCGAGGTCTACCGCACCCGACGCTATTTCAAGGGCTTCATCCCCCTGCTCTTCCGCGGACTGCCGCGCGAGCGGCGTACGGTGGCGGGCGAAAGCGAAGAGCTTGAGAAGGACATCATGGGACGTCCTTCCTGGAAACTGGGACCCGACGCCTACGGCATCAACTCCTACACCAAGCCGGCCCTGATGCTGCTCACCCTGGAGCGCTACCTGGGATGGGACCGCTTTCAAAAGGCCATGGCGGCTTTTTATCGGCAGTACAGCTTCGGCCATCCTGTCGCCGAGGATTTCTTCCGCGTCCTCGGGGAAGAGACGGGAGAGGACCTGAGCTGGTTCTGGGAGCAGACCTACTACAGCTCCAACGTCTTCGACTACGGCGTTTCCCAGGTCGGCCGCGACCGCTTGGACCGTCCCTTCGTAGTGGTGCGGCGCTTCGGCGAAGCCACCTTCCCCGTCACCGCCCGCATCACCTTTGAGGACGGCACAAGCGTGCAAGAGGAATGGGACGGGCAAGGCCGCTGGCAGGACTACGTCTACCAGCCCGAGCAGCGCATCGTGCGGGTGGAGGTCGATCCGGAAGAAGTCGTGGCCCTGGACGTCGACCGCACCAACAACTCCTGGGTCGAGGATGCCCCCTCGGCCTTCGCCGCCAAGAAGTGGGCGCTCAAGTGGATGGTGTGGATGCAGAACGTGATGGAAACTTATGCCTTTCACTTTTGA
- a CDS encoding agmatine deiminase family protein: MSGRETPPSRLGYAMPAEWSRHKATWLSYPSNPVTFARLEPVRESYHQMMAALLPHEEVHLLIDESSVEQKVRSRLPREVPQENLICRLLPTADVWIRDYGPNFLVRRQQAPRLAYNDWIFNAWGNKYDDLLPDNSVPRRLQTSLRVPCFTPGIVMEGGSIEVDGAGTCLTTEQCLLNPNRNPHLQRREIEQCLKDFLGLSRILWLGEGIAGDDTDGHIDDIARFASPDTIVCALEEDPRDENYAPLRDNLKRLRSFRRPDGQPYTIVTLPMPQALREEEGTRLPASYANFYIANRVVLMPSFGDPRDRQAKKVLEDLFPDRRVVDIDCRQLVRGLGTLHCVTQQQPLA, translated from the coding sequence GTGAGCGGCCGCGAGACCCCTCCATCCCGTCTGGGCTACGCCATGCCCGCGGAATGGAGCCGCCACAAAGCCACCTGGCTCTCTTATCCCAGCAACCCGGTCACCTTCGCCCGACTGGAGCCAGTGCGCGAGTCCTATCATCAGATGATGGCGGCTCTGCTGCCCCATGAAGAGGTGCACCTGCTCATCGACGAGTCCTCGGTCGAGCAGAAGGTGCGCTCGCGCCTGCCGCGGGAGGTTCCCCAAGAGAACCTGATCTGCCGCCTGCTGCCCACCGCCGACGTCTGGATCCGCGATTACGGCCCCAATTTCCTGGTGCGCCGCCAACAGGCGCCCCGGCTGGCCTACAACGACTGGATCTTCAACGCCTGGGGCAACAAGTATGACGACCTGTTGCCCGACAACTCCGTTCCCCGACGCCTGCAAACGTCTCTGCGCGTGCCCTGCTTCACCCCCGGCATCGTCATGGAAGGCGGATCCATCGAAGTGGACGGCGCGGGAACCTGCCTGACCACCGAACAGTGCCTGCTCAACCCCAACCGCAACCCGCACCTGCAGCGCCGGGAAATCGAGCAATGCCTGAAGGACTTCCTGGGCCTGAGCCGGATTCTGTGGCTGGGAGAAGGCATCGCGGGCGACGACACCGACGGGCATATCGACGACATCGCCCGTTTCGCCTCCCCCGACACCATCGTGTGCGCGCTGGAGGAAGATCCGCGGGACGAAAACTATGCCCCGCTGCGCGACAATCTGAAGCGGCTGCGCAGCTTCCGCCGACCTGACGGACAACCCTACACCATCGTCACCCTGCCCATGCCGCAGGCCTTGCGCGAAGAAGAGGGAACGCGCCTGCCGGCCAGCTACGCCAATTTCTACATCGCCAACCGGGTGGTCCTCATGCCCAGCTTCGGCGATCCCCGCGACAGGCAAGCCAAAAAGGTGCTCGAGGACCTGTTTCCAGACCGCCGGGTAGTCGACATCGACTGCCGTCAGTTGGTGCGCGGGCTGGGGACGCTGCACTGCGTGACCCAGCAGCAGCCGTTGGCGTAA
- a CDS encoding PadR family transcriptional regulator encodes MSEPLARSQAENLLPLKPVVYLLLLALAEEPCHGYGVKKKVEDISQGQVKLDPGTLYRWMGRLLDDAWVEDDERPRPDEDERRRYYRLTPRGRQMMELESQRLERLLQTARRLKSGRQEPA; translated from the coding sequence ATGAGTGAACCGTTAGCGCGCAGCCAGGCCGAGAATCTCTTGCCTCTCAAACCCGTTGTCTATCTGCTTTTGCTGGCCTTGGCCGAGGAGCCTTGTCACGGCTACGGGGTCAAGAAGAAGGTGGAGGATATCTCGCAGGGACAGGTCAAGCTCGATCCAGGCACCCTCTACCGCTGGATGGGGAGGCTCCTGGACGACGCCTGGGTGGAGGACGATGAGCGTCCGCGTCCCGACGAGGACGAACGGCGCCGCTACTACCGCCTCACGCCCCGCGGCCGACAGATGATGGAGCTGGAATCACAGCGCCTGGAACGCTTGCTGCAAACCGCCCGGCGCTTGAAGTCCGGCCGGCAGGAGCCGGCATGA
- a CDS encoding ABC transporter permease, whose amino-acid sequence MSGRRDLARPVPADWAQRFYGLLLSLLPGRHRRHFGDEMLEVFRRQRQHECRGMAQRLLHLLRTSFDLLATALILRAESVAKRLWPSQQNPRERFRRGLEKGDYMTSWTSDLRFGLRNLLRSPVLVLVAVITLGAGIGANTAIFSVLNAVLLRPLPYQDPGRLVLIYETNPLKGWIRQTASPANFLDWRAQSESFQDMAGYWAFDGATVEADGKRERVATGQATGNLFGMLGIRPAAGRLFRPSETFSGGAAVAVISHAYWQSRFGGRPDIVGSILQTSEGAREIVGVLPPGFRLPGIAVPPQLWTPSGWDPEVYGVAVWTRRAHWVTVVGRLKPGVSPQEASQELQTIASRLQQQYPETNEQAGAGLVGLQEWVAGEARRPLWLLMASVGVVLLIACINVANLLLARGRARRREMAIRGALGAGRIRLLRQLLTEGLLLAAGAGAVGLALAYGGVAFLRSAAPPEIPRLEELSVDASVLLFAVLCSLVTLLVFASLPAWMLSRTTAVEGLSQGGRQGSGGGASPLGRGLVVAEVALSVLLVIGGGLLLRSFLHLQSEPTGFDPSNVLSLRFNLEDAGYEKAEEALAFLDRLTPRLQALPEVEKAALATSIPIGGDGTWSGSVYVEGQEGRIEEFRHRTIDSHYLTTLGVRLLEGRNFQPSDGPQSQPVALVNEALAAQFHDGRVIGRRIAFGEEGPQMTVVGIVANEKYGQVRAQPTPQVYQPLIQRLRGDIHALLKTSGDPTRIASSARQAVLEIDPRLVVFDVRTLPSYLRESLAADRFMAQMVGVFALLAMLLAAVGLYSVLSYTVSRRRQEFGIRMALGARVSDILRLVMGQGLVVSLIGIALGLAAAWGVSRWIEGLLYNVSPTDPLTFAGVALGLAAVALLACYRPARKAAGVDPQITLRAD is encoded by the coding sequence ATGAGCGGTCGACGCGATCTGGCCCGTCCCGTCCCCGCCGATTGGGCCCAGCGTTTCTATGGCCTGCTCTTGAGCTTGCTGCCGGGGCGCCATCGCCGCCATTTCGGCGATGAAATGCTGGAGGTATTCCGCCGCCAGCGCCAGCACGAATGCAGGGGCATGGCGCAACGTCTGCTGCACCTGCTGAGGACTTCCTTTGATTTGCTCGCCACAGCCTTGATACTGCGAGCCGAGAGCGTCGCCAAGCGCCTCTGGCCCAGCCAGCAGAATCCCAGGGAGAGATTCCGCAGAGGGCTGGAAAAAGGAGATTACATGACTTCCTGGACATCCGACCTTCGTTTCGGGCTGCGCAACCTGCTGCGTTCTCCGGTGCTGGTGCTGGTAGCGGTGATCACGCTGGGGGCCGGCATCGGAGCCAACACCGCCATCTTCAGCGTCCTCAACGCAGTTCTGTTGCGGCCTCTGCCCTATCAAGACCCTGGTCGCCTGGTGCTTATCTACGAAACCAATCCCCTCAAAGGGTGGATCCGCCAAACTGCCTCCCCCGCCAACTTCCTGGACTGGCGTGCCCAGAGCGAAAGCTTCCAGGACATGGCCGGCTATTGGGCCTTCGACGGCGCCACCGTGGAGGCCGACGGCAAGCGGGAACGGGTGGCGACAGGACAGGCCACCGGCAACCTCTTCGGGATGCTGGGCATCCGTCCTGCCGCGGGACGGCTTTTTCGGCCCTCCGAGACCTTCAGCGGCGGAGCGGCGGTGGCGGTGATCTCCCATGCCTATTGGCAGAGCCGCTTCGGCGGACGCCCTGACATCGTGGGCAGCATCCTGCAAACCAGCGAAGGCGCCCGCGAGATCGTGGGCGTGCTGCCGCCCGGCTTCCGCCTGCCGGGAATCGCCGTCCCGCCCCAACTGTGGACGCCCAGCGGGTGGGATCCCGAAGTCTACGGGGTGGCGGTGTGGACGCGCCGCGCCCACTGGGTAACCGTGGTAGGCCGGCTCAAGCCCGGTGTCTCGCCTCAGGAAGCTTCCCAGGAACTGCAGACCATCGCCTCCCGCCTGCAACAGCAGTATCCCGAGACCAATGAGCAGGCCGGAGCGGGCCTTGTCGGACTGCAGGAATGGGTGGCGGGAGAGGCCCGCAGGCCTCTCTGGCTGCTGATGGCCAGCGTCGGCGTGGTCTTGCTCATCGCCTGCATCAACGTGGCCAATCTCCTCCTGGCGCGGGGACGGGCCCGCCGCCGCGAGATGGCGATACGGGGCGCCCTGGGCGCCGGACGCATCCGTCTGCTGCGCCAACTGCTGACCGAAGGACTCCTGCTGGCGGCGGGCGCCGGAGCGGTGGGGCTGGCGCTGGCCTACGGCGGCGTGGCTTTCTTGCGCAGCGCGGCACCCCCCGAAATTCCCCGCCTGGAAGAACTCTCGGTGGACGCCTCGGTGTTGCTCTTCGCCGTGCTCTGCTCGCTGGTCACCTTGCTCGTCTTCGCCAGTTTGCCCGCTTGGATGCTCAGCCGCACCACCGCCGTAGAGGGCCTGTCCCAGGGCGGACGCCAGGGATCGGGAGGCGGCGCCTCTCCTCTGGGGCGAGGTCTGGTGGTTGCCGAAGTGGCGCTCTCGGTGCTGCTGGTGATCGGCGGCGGACTGCTGCTGCGCTCCTTCCTGCACCTGCAAAGCGAACCTACCGGCTTCGATCCCTCCAACGTGCTGTCGCTGCGCTTCAACCTGGAGGACGCCGGCTACGAGAAGGCTGAGGAAGCCTTGGCCTTCCTGGACCGCCTGACCCCGCGCCTGCAGGCCCTGCCCGAGGTCGAGAAGGCCGCTCTGGCCACCTCCATTCCCATCGGCGGCGACGGCACCTGGAGCGGAAGCGTCTACGTCGAGGGACAAGAGGGACGCATCGAGGAGTTCCGCCACCGCACCATCGACTCCCACTACCTAACAACCCTGGGCGTGCGGCTGCTGGAAGGACGCAATTTCCAGCCTTCCGACGGTCCCCAGAGCCAACCGGTGGCGCTGGTCAACGAGGCCCTGGCAGCCCAATTTCATGACGGGCGGGTCATCGGACGCCGAATCGCCTTCGGCGAGGAAGGGCCGCAAATGACGGTGGTGGGAATCGTGGCCAACGAGAAGTACGGCCAAGTGCGGGCCCAGCCGACGCCTCAGGTCTACCAGCCGCTGATCCAGCGTCTGCGAGGCGACATCCACGCCCTGCTCAAGACCAGCGGCGATCCCACGCGGATCGCCTCTTCCGCCCGCCAGGCGGTGTTGGAAATCGATCCGCGCCTGGTGGTCTTCGACGTCCGCACCCTGCCCTCTTACCTTCGGGAATCCCTGGCGGCCGACCGCTTCATGGCTCAGATGGTGGGCGTCTTCGCCCTGCTGGCCATGCTGTTGGCCGCCGTGGGACTTTACTCGGTGCTCTCTTACACCGTCAGCCGCCGCCGCCAGGAATTCGGCATCCGCATGGCCTTGGGAGCCCGGGTGAGCGACATCCTGCGCCTGGTCATGGGACAGGGACTCGTCGTCAGCCTGATCGGCATCGCCCTGGGGCTGGCGGCCGCCTGGGGAGTCAGCCGCTGGATCGAAGGATTGCTCTACAACGTCAGTCCCACCGATCCGCTCACCTTCGCCGGCGTGGCCCTGGGACTGGCCGCCGTGGCCCTGCTGGCCTGCTACCGTCCAGCCCGCAAGGCAGCCGGGGTCGATCCTCAGATCACCTTGCGCGCCGACTGA
- a CDS encoding S41 family peptidase has product MKVKAYRFSWATTLALLAAFLLVGEQAWGQTKLLRFPDLHGDQVAFGYAGDLWTAPAEGGTARRLTSHEGIEIFPKFSPDGRWIAFTGQYDGDEQVYVMPAQGGVPKQLTFYPARGPLPPRWGYDNIVYGWTPDGNGVLFRSLREEWSLAGGRLFTVSVEGGLPQALPMPTAGAGDFSPDGTKMVYSPLFRDFRSWKRYQGGWAQDLQIIDLESLETTPVTQHERSDRDPMWGDGVIYFASDRDGTLNLYAYDVDSGDLSQLTRSTTWDVRWPSKSEDDRIVYELAGELHILDASSGDSRKVEITVPYDGLAMRPERTSAADVIENFGLSPKGERALFAARGDIFTAPVEHGPTRNLTRSSGAHDKAPDWSPDGSRIVFISDLDGEEELYLVSQDGKDEPQQVTDGNEAMLYSPQWSPDGKHIAYSDKEGRIFVLAVEDRSVQRIADEKGGQVPGYQWSPKGRYLSFALSDPSGFTSIYIWDSRDSRLHRVTGEFFNEFSPAWDPAGNYLFYLSDRMFQPQIGSFEWNYMVDRESGIYALALREDVKSLFPPRSDEVTVEEKEGQAEESSEEEMGGKKGASQDEAGESGPEEGEAAMEAAESIDFEGLAQRVERVPVDLDNYAALSAVKGHLIYVRTGPFYYGRASDIPPGLKIYSLKDRKESDLMQPIAGYALSADNSKLLVRQGNDFQLLAAAPEGPKSAKSVSTDGLEVDRVPKLEWEQIFDEVWRRYRDFFYVENMHGYDWQGLREQYRPLLEHVAHRSDLNYVISEMIAELNVGHAYISGGDWKQPERPLAALAGARFQLDPQAGRYRIATILGGHNEEDLYRSPLTEVGVEVQEGDYLLAVDGQEVQAGDNPYEVLLHKYGHPVTWTVADSPEGQRRDVTYSPIRHERDLVYLNWVEDNRRKVSQMSGGRVGYLHIPDMGANGIREFIKWYYGQIRKEGLVIDVRSNGGGNVSQMLIERLRRELLHTGYARTSDYTGTYPSVVFHGHLVCLLNETSASDGDIFPAMFREAGLGPLIGKRSWGGVIGITSRGTLIDGGGVNVPEFGYGSKEGEWTIEGYGVDPDIVVENSPKDLIEGRDAQLERALEEVLRRIEENPMKLPDRPAAPVRTP; this is encoded by the coding sequence ATGAAGGTAAAGGCATATCGGTTTTCTTGGGCGACAACTCTGGCGCTGTTGGCGGCATTCTTGCTGGTGGGTGAGCAGGCTTGGGGACAGACCAAGCTGCTGCGCTTTCCCGACCTGCATGGAGATCAGGTGGCTTTCGGCTATGCCGGCGATCTGTGGACGGCTCCGGCTGAAGGCGGCACGGCCCGGCGGCTGACGTCCCATGAAGGGATCGAAATCTTTCCCAAGTTCTCGCCCGACGGGCGCTGGATCGCCTTCACCGGCCAGTACGACGGCGACGAGCAGGTCTATGTGATGCCTGCGCAAGGGGGCGTCCCCAAGCAGTTGACCTTCTATCCCGCCCGCGGACCCCTGCCTCCCCGCTGGGGCTACGACAACATCGTCTACGGCTGGACTCCCGACGGAAACGGGGTGCTCTTCCGCTCCCTGCGCGAGGAGTGGTCGCTGGCCGGGGGACGCCTCTTCACGGTCTCGGTGGAAGGCGGACTGCCCCAGGCTCTGCCCATGCCCACGGCGGGCGCCGGCGACTTCTCCCCCGACGGAACAAAGATGGTCTACTCGCCTCTTTTCCGCGATTTCCGCTCCTGGAAGCGCTATCAGGGAGGCTGGGCCCAGGACCTGCAAATCATCGACCTTGAGAGCCTTGAAACGACCCCGGTCACCCAGCATGAGCGCAGCGACCGCGATCCCATGTGGGGCGACGGAGTCATTTACTTCGCCTCCGACCGCGACGGGACGCTCAATCTTTACGCCTACGATGTCGACTCCGGCGATTTAAGCCAGTTGACCCGCAGCACCACCTGGGACGTGCGTTGGCCCAGCAAGTCCGAGGACGACCGCATCGTCTACGAACTGGCGGGCGAGCTGCACATCCTCGACGCTTCCAGCGGCGACTCGCGCAAGGTCGAGATCACCGTGCCTTATGACGGACTGGCCATGCGTCCCGAGCGCACCTCGGCCGCCGACGTGATCGAAAATTTCGGACTCAGCCCCAAGGGCGAACGGGCCCTTTTCGCGGCCCGCGGAGACATCTTCACGGCTCCCGTCGAACACGGTCCCACCCGCAACCTGACCCGCTCCTCAGGCGCCCACGACAAGGCCCCCGACTGGTCCCCGGACGGCTCCCGGATCGTGTTCATTTCCGACCTGGACGGCGAAGAGGAACTCTACCTGGTCTCCCAGGACGGAAAGGACGAGCCCCAGCAGGTGACCGATGGGAACGAGGCCATGCTCTACTCCCCGCAGTGGTCTCCGGACGGCAAGCATATCGCCTACTCCGACAAGGAGGGCCGCATCTTCGTCCTCGCCGTGGAAGACCGCTCGGTGCAGCGGATCGCCGACGAAAAGGGAGGGCAGGTGCCCGGCTACCAATGGTCTCCCAAGGGACGCTACCTGAGCTTCGCCCTGAGCGACCCCAGCGGATTCACCTCCATCTACATCTGGGATTCTCGGGACAGCCGACTGCACCGCGTCACCGGCGAGTTCTTCAACGAGTTCAGTCCGGCCTGGGACCCCGCAGGCAACTACCTTTTCTATCTGAGCGACCGCATGTTCCAGCCCCAAATCGGCAGCTTCGAATGGAACTACATGGTCGACCGCGAAAGCGGAATCTACGCCCTGGCCCTGCGCGAGGACGTCAAGAGCCTCTTTCCGCCCCGCAGCGACGAAGTCACGGTGGAGGAGAAAGAAGGCCAGGCTGAAGAATCCTCAGAGGAAGAAATGGGCGGGAAGAAAGGCGCCTCTCAGGATGAGGCCGGAGAAAGCGGCCCAGAAGAGGGCGAAGCCGCGATGGAAGCCGCCGAATCGATCGACTTCGAAGGACTGGCGCAGCGTGTCGAGCGCGTCCCCGTCGATCTCGACAACTACGCGGCGCTCTCGGCTGTGAAAGGACACCTGATCTACGTCCGCACCGGACCCTTCTACTACGGACGCGCATCCGACATTCCTCCGGGACTCAAGATCTACTCCCTGAAGGACCGCAAGGAAAGCGACCTCATGCAGCCCATCGCGGGCTACGCCCTGTCGGCCGACAACAGCAAGCTTCTGGTGCGGCAAGGCAACGATTTTCAACTGCTGGCGGCGGCTCCCGAGGGCCCGAAATCGGCCAAGAGCGTCTCCACCGACGGCCTGGAGGTCGACCGCGTCCCCAAGCTGGAATGGGAGCAGATCTTCGACGAGGTGTGGCGGCGCTACCGCGACTTTTTCTATGTCGAGAACATGCACGGCTATGATTGGCAAGGGCTGCGCGAGCAGTACCGTCCGCTGCTGGAGCACGTGGCCCACCGTTCCGACCTCAACTACGTCATCTCGGAGATGATCGCCGAACTCAACGTGGGTCACGCCTACATCAGCGGAGGCGATTGGAAGCAGCCCGAGCGGCCGCTGGCGGCCCTGGCGGGCGCCCGCTTCCAACTCGATCCTCAAGCCGGGCGCTACCGCATCGCCACCATCCTCGGCGGCCATAACGAGGAAGATCTCTACCGCAGTCCCCTGACCGAAGTGGGCGTCGAGGTGCAGGAAGGCGACTACCTGCTGGCCGTGGACGGCCAAGAAGTTCAGGCGGGGGACAATCCATACGAGGTGCTGCTGCACAAGTACGGACACCCGGTGACCTGGACGGTGGCCGACTCTCCTGAGGGCCAACGCCGCGACGTGACCTACTCGCCCATCCGCCACGAGCGCGACTTGGTCTACCTCAACTGGGTGGAGGACAACCGCCGCAAGGTTTCCCAGATGAGCGGCGGACGTGTGGGCTATTTGCACATTCCCGACATGGGGGCCAACGGCATCCGCGAGTTCATCAAGTGGTACTACGGGCAGATCCGCAAAGAAGGGCTGGTCATCGACGTGCGCAGCAACGGGGGAGGCAATGTCTCTCAGATGCTCATCGAGCGCCTCAGGCGCGAACTGCTGCACACCGGATACGCCCGTACCAGCGACTACACCGGCACCTACCCCTCGGTGGTCTTTCACGGGCACCTGGTGTGCCTGCTCAACGAGACTTCGGCTTCTGACGGAGACATCTTCCCGGCCATGTTCCGCGAGGCCGGACTGGGGCCGCTGATCGGCAAGCGCTCCTGGGGCGGGGTCATCGGCATCACCAGCCGCGGAACGCTCATCGACGGGGGCGGCGTCAACGTCCCCGAGTTCGGCTACGGCAGCAAGGAGGGCGAGTGGACTATCGAAGGTTACGGCGTCGATCCCGACATCGTGGTCGAGAACTCGCCCAAAGACCTCATCGAGGGCCGCGACGCCCAACTGGAACGGGCCCTGGAAGAAGTCCTCAGGCGCATCGAGGAGAATCCCATGAAACTCCCCGACCGCCCGGCGGCGCCAGTTCGCACGCCTTAA